One Streptosporangium sp. NBC_01495 DNA window includes the following coding sequences:
- a CDS encoding FAD-dependent oxidoreductase — translation MRVIIIGAGIAGLAAALRLRQIGWESLIIERAPQRRGGGYGVAFGGIGYDAAERMGILPALKDKAFITKELVYHKANGERSFSLTRETIAATMGNRSMNILRGDVETVLYEAVRDTAEIRFATTIDAVDQDERAVHVTLSDGTIEHADLLIGADGLHSATRALAFGPEEDYRLDLDHMVAVYMLKKRPAAIAEGTTGTLSAGGRTVAVISVADGRNVAFFGYRTDRSAGTLADGPHKALPRIYGDMGWVVPEVLAGLQTADSIYFDTISQMVVDTWSRGRVVLLGDAAWCVTLFAGYGSSLAVGGADLLGTALESNPGDIHAALAQWEAGLRPEVEKKQKLGRRVKGVYAPANPFVLWLSQVPLRLASLGPARRYMARRYIKG, via the coding sequence ATGCGCGTCATCATCATCGGAGCAGGCATCGCCGGCCTGGCCGCCGCTCTGCGGCTGCGCCAGATCGGCTGGGAAAGTCTCATCATCGAGCGTGCGCCCCAGCGTCGCGGCGGTGGTTACGGGGTTGCCTTCGGCGGCATCGGCTACGACGCCGCCGAGCGGATGGGCATCCTGCCCGCGCTCAAGGACAAGGCCTTCATCACCAAAGAGCTGGTGTATCACAAGGCCAACGGGGAGCGGAGCTTCTCCCTGACCCGCGAAACCATCGCGGCCACCATGGGCAACCGGTCGATGAACATCCTGCGCGGCGATGTGGAGACCGTCTTGTACGAGGCGGTCCGCGACACGGCCGAGATCCGTTTTGCCACCACCATCGATGCCGTCGACCAGGACGAGCGGGCGGTGCATGTCACCCTCAGCGATGGCACGATCGAACACGCCGATCTGCTCATTGGCGCCGACGGCCTGCATTCGGCCACGCGCGCGCTGGCCTTCGGCCCCGAAGAGGACTATCGCCTCGATCTTGACCACATGGTCGCCGTCTACATGCTCAAAAAGCGGCCGGCTGCCATCGCGGAGGGAACCACCGGCACCCTTTCCGCGGGCGGCCGCACCGTTGCCGTCATCAGCGTCGCAGACGGCAGGAATGTCGCCTTCTTCGGCTACCGCACCGATCGCAGCGCTGGCACACTGGCCGACGGCCCGCACAAGGCGCTGCCCCGCATCTACGGCGACATGGGCTGGGTGGTGCCCGAGGTTCTGGCGGGCCTGCAGACGGCGGATTCCATCTACTTCGACACGATCAGCCAGATGGTGGTTGACACGTGGAGCCGTGGCCGGGTGGTGCTGCTCGGCGACGCCGCCTGGTGCGTCACGCTGTTCGCCGGATACGGCTCCTCGCTCGCCGTCGGCGGCGCCGACCTGCTGGGCACCGCACTGGAGAGCAACCCGGGCGACATCCACGCGGCCCTGGCCCAATGGGAGGCCGGGCTCCGCCCGGAAGTGGAGAAGAAACAGAAGCTGGGCCGCCGGGTCAAGGGCGTCTACGCCCCCGCCAACCCCTTCGTCCTGTGGCTGAGCCAGGTGCCCCTGCGCCTGGCATCCCTGGGCCCGGCGCGCCGCTACATGGCGCGCCGCTACATCAAGGGCTGA
- a CDS encoding GbsR/MarR family transcriptional regulator, translating to MDDRKEQWQAAERLALALTEGGLQRMAARTLAVFLFTDQETVTMGEIADQLGVSAGSVSGALKSLLSVGLLERLPAPGSRREHYRMRDDAWATLFSTQNTLTQTMLHAAEIGIKTTAPEDPAHRRLIQMRDFYQFMLGEIPTLLHRWQQQQLG from the coding sequence GTGGACGACAGGAAAGAGCAGTGGCAGGCCGCGGAACGGCTGGCCCTGGCCCTGACCGAGGGCGGATTGCAGCGCATGGCCGCGCGGACGCTGGCGGTGTTCCTGTTCACCGACCAGGAGACGGTCACTATGGGCGAGATCGCCGACCAGCTCGGCGTCAGCGCCGGCTCGGTCTCCGGTGCTCTCAAGTCACTGCTGTCAGTTGGCCTGCTTGAGCGGCTGCCGGCCCCCGGCAGCCGCCGCGAGCACTACCGGATGCGCGACGACGCCTGGGCCACCTTGTTCTCCACCCAGAACACCCTCACCCAGACCATGCTCCACGCCGCCGAAATCGGGATCAAGACCACCGCGCCGGAGGACCCTGCCCACCGGCGACTGATCCAGATGCGCGACTTCTACCAGTTCATGCTCGGTGAGATCCCCACCCTGCTGCACCGCTGGCAACAGCAACAGCTCGGCTGA
- a CDS encoding helix-turn-helix transcriptional regulator — MSHVTSRPVPARRLSDLARLRRVRDRIDREYAQPLDVEALARGAHMSAGHLSREFRLAYGESLYGYLMTRRVERAMALLRRGDLSVTEVCFAVGCSSLGTFSTRFTELVGVPPSVYRRRAAGATAGMPSCVVKQVTRPVRNREAPVTGSRLA, encoded by the coding sequence ATCTCGCATGTGACGAGCAGACCCGTCCCGGCGCGGCGCCTGAGCGACCTCGCGCGGCTGCGCCGGGTCCGCGACCGGATCGACCGGGAGTACGCGCAGCCGCTGGACGTCGAGGCGCTCGCCCGCGGCGCGCACATGTCGGCCGGGCACCTCAGCCGCGAGTTCCGGCTCGCCTACGGTGAGTCACTGTACGGCTACCTGATGACGCGGCGCGTCGAGCGCGCGATGGCGCTGCTGCGTCGTGGCGACCTCAGCGTCACCGAGGTCTGTTTCGCGGTCGGCTGCTCGTCGCTGGGCACCTTCAGCACCCGCTTCACCGAGCTGGTCGGGGTGCCGCCCAGCGTCTACCGGCGCCGGGCGGCGGGCGCGACGGCGGGGATGCCGTCGTGCGTGGTGAAACAGGTGACCAGACCGGTCAGGAATCGAGAAGCGCCGGTCACCGGGTCACGTCTAGCGTGA
- a CDS encoding VOC family protein — MDITIHASFLPHDDPGASLAFYRDLLGFEVRNDVGYEGMRWITVGPADRPGTSIVLQPPVADPGVTDDERRTIAEMMAKGTYAGIVLATADLDGIFERMQAGGAEIVQEPIEQPYGVRDCAVRDPAGNLIRIQELR, encoded by the coding sequence ATGGACATCACCATTCACGCGAGTTTCCTTCCGCATGACGACCCGGGTGCCTCCCTGGCCTTCTACCGCGACCTCCTCGGCTTCGAGGTCCGCAACGACGTCGGATACGAGGGGATGCGCTGGATCACGGTCGGCCCCGCCGACCGGCCCGGCACGTCCATCGTCCTGCAGCCGCCGGTCGCCGACCCCGGCGTCACCGACGACGAGCGCCGCACCATCGCCGAGATGATGGCCAAGGGCACCTACGCCGGCATCGTCCTGGCCACCGCCGACCTCGACGGCATCTTCGAGCGGATGCAGGCCGGCGGCGCCGAGATCGTCCAGGAGCCGATCGAGCAGCCGTACGGCGTTCGCGACTGCGCCGTCCGCGATCCCGCGGGCAACCTGATCCGCATCCAGGAGCTGCGCTGA
- a CDS encoding NAD-dependent epimerase/dehydratase family protein — translation MKLLVLGGTHHVGRAIVETALGRGDEVTVLNRGISRPPAPGTRALIADRTDTEAVHTVLGQQAWDAVIDTWAWAPRVVQDSARLLADRAGHYGYVSSRGVHRWPWPPAADEHAPLVDGDPAGDDNTDYAAAKRGGELAAIEAFAERALLARAGMILGPYEDVGRIPWWLRRLERGGRVLAPGPADMPLQYIDARDMAAWMLIAAERGIGGAFTVTGRPGAVTIGELLETALEVTGSDAELVWAPAELLQAEGLTLGMELGLRFPHDPAPTGLHDADVTAAFAAGLTCRPLRDTITDTWAWLQAEGDPTPRPDAPSPDTWLDPAKEQHVLDRL, via the coding sequence ATGAAACTACTTGTCCTCGGCGGTACCCATCACGTGGGACGCGCCATCGTGGAAACCGCGCTCGGCCGCGGCGATGAGGTGACCGTGCTCAACCGGGGCATCAGCCGCCCACCGGCCCCCGGCACCCGAGCCCTGATCGCCGATCGCACCGACACCGAAGCCGTCCACACGGTGCTGGGGCAACAAGCCTGGGACGCCGTCATCGACACCTGGGCGTGGGCGCCGCGCGTGGTCCAAGACAGCGCGCGGCTCCTGGCCGACCGGGCCGGACACTACGGGTACGTCTCCAGCCGTGGAGTTCACCGCTGGCCCTGGCCACCGGCCGCGGACGAACACGCTCCGCTGGTCGACGGCGACCCGGCCGGCGACGACAACACCGACTACGCCGCCGCCAAGCGCGGCGGGGAGTTGGCCGCCATCGAGGCGTTCGCCGAGCGCGCCCTGCTGGCCCGGGCCGGAATGATCCTGGGGCCGTATGAGGACGTCGGCCGCATCCCGTGGTGGCTGCGCCGTCTGGAAAGAGGCGGCCGGGTGCTGGCCCCCGGCCCGGCCGACATGCCGTTGCAGTACATCGACGCCCGCGACATGGCCGCCTGGATGCTCATCGCCGCCGAGCGCGGCATCGGTGGCGCCTTCACCGTGACCGGCCGCCCGGGTGCCGTCACGATCGGAGAACTGCTGGAGACGGCGCTGGAGGTGACCGGGTCCGACGCCGAGCTGGTGTGGGCGCCCGCAGAACTGCTGCAGGCGGAGGGCTTGACGCTGGGTATGGAACTCGGGCTCCGATTCCCGCATGACCCCGCGCCGACCGGCCTGCACGACGCCGACGTCACCGCCGCCTTCGCCGCAGGACTGACCTGCCGCCCGCTGCGGGACACGATCACCGACACCTGGGCCTGGCTGCAGGCCGAAGGAGATCCCACACCGCGCCCCGACGCACCCTCGCCGGATACCTGGCTCGATCCCGCCAAAGAGCAGCACGTTCTCGACCGGCTCTGA
- a CDS encoding alpha/beta fold hydrolase: MTASEQDTITARLAAGVVEYRLDGEGQQVVVVFHGGHMRAGLILGEEVFTTSGYRVLIPSRPGYGRTPLATGITPAAFADVTADLCRDLGIGRLAAVVGISAGGRTALTMAARHPHLVERVILQSAVAFLPWPNRRTRLGGRLVFNVSAEAATWAAVRLLMRVAPQAGLRLLLRDLSTRPVRHVVAGLSERDRAELIALFTLMRSGEGFVNDMLAVPDCAGQVTQPALVIASRTDRSVPFAHAESLAATIPGAELVESRADGHMIWFAPDYPAIAARIEEFLTAG; encoded by the coding sequence ATGACGGCCTCGGAGCAAGACACGATCACTGCCCGCCTGGCGGCAGGCGTGGTGGAGTACCGGCTGGACGGCGAAGGGCAGCAGGTGGTCGTTGTGTTCCACGGGGGCCACATGCGGGCCGGGCTGATCCTGGGTGAAGAGGTCTTCACCACCTCGGGGTATCGGGTACTCATCCCCTCCCGCCCCGGTTACGGCCGCACGCCCCTGGCCACCGGCATCACCCCGGCCGCCTTCGCCGACGTCACCGCCGACCTGTGCCGCGACCTGGGCATCGGCCGACTCGCCGCGGTGGTGGGCATCTCAGCGGGCGGGCGCACCGCGCTCACCATGGCGGCGCGTCATCCGCACCTGGTGGAGCGGGTGATCCTGCAAAGCGCGGTCGCCTTCCTGCCCTGGCCGAACCGGCGCACCCGCCTGGGGGGCCGCCTGGTGTTCAACGTGAGCGCCGAGGCCGCGACCTGGGCGGCCGTCCGCCTGCTGATGCGCGTCGCACCGCAAGCAGGGTTGCGGCTGCTGCTGCGCGACCTGTCCACCCGGCCCGTCCGCCACGTCGTGGCCGGCCTGAGCGAGCGCGACCGGGCCGAGCTGATCGCGTTGTTCACCCTGATGCGCTCGGGGGAGGGTTTCGTCAACGACATGCTGGCCGTGCCCGACTGCGCCGGGCAGGTCACCCAGCCGGCCCTGGTCATCGCCAGCCGCACCGACCGTTCGGTCCCCTTCGCCCACGCCGAATCCCTCGCCGCGACCATCCCCGGGGCCGAGCTGGTGGAAAGCCGGGCCGATGGCCACATGATCTGGTTCGCCCCCGACTATCCCGCGATCGCGGCACGGATCGAGGAGTTCCTCACCGCCGGGTAG
- a CDS encoding SelB domain-containing protein translates to MGRRLMHVVATAGHVDHGKSTLVRALTGMEPDRLAEERRRGLTIELGYAWTELPSGERLAFVDVPGHERFLATMLAGVGPAPAVVFVVAADEGWMPQSEEHLVALETLGVRHGLLVVTRADLADPAPAVQRARARLAAGGLGGAEALAVSGRTGQGLDELRRALDRLVAGLPVPDPGAPVRLWIDRAFTVRGSGTVVTGTLPAGTITAGDELDLDGVPARVRALECLKEPVTSVTGVARVALNLRGQGAPGRGLALVTPGGWTYTDLVDVRLSPSGAGGGDPWQAGGPGADGDEGGDPWRPGGSGGGGPERPGGSRERNPLPSGGVGRAGDWDAGDLPGRLTAHIGSAAVVCALRPLGGRIARLRLAGRLPLHAGDVLLLRDPGRDRGEVRVLARASVLDPRPPGLRRRGAARERAAELATAPPDAASLLRTHLLLRTGDLVAMGCVPGRPVCGDWHADPAHWSRLGERLPEAVRRHASARPLEPGMPVEAARHELALPERRLVVALVRPPLALDAGRIVSGPADRAVLPAPVVRAVERLGAELSARPFLAPEAGRLAELGLGPRELAAAVRAGTLLRVADGIVLLPGADVLAGRVLARLPQPFTVSQARRALGTSRRVAVPLLEHLDRRGLTERVDEIHRRCRPPAG, encoded by the coding sequence GTGGGTCGGCGGCTGATGCACGTCGTCGCCACGGCGGGCCATGTCGATCACGGTAAGTCCACCCTGGTGCGGGCGCTCACCGGGATGGAGCCCGACCGGCTGGCCGAGGAGCGGCGGCGGGGGCTGACGATCGAGCTCGGTTACGCCTGGACGGAGCTGCCCTCGGGGGAGCGGCTGGCCTTCGTCGACGTACCCGGCCACGAGCGTTTTCTCGCCACCATGCTGGCCGGGGTCGGCCCCGCGCCCGCCGTCGTGTTCGTGGTGGCGGCCGACGAGGGCTGGATGCCGCAGTCCGAGGAGCACCTGGTGGCGCTGGAGACCCTGGGGGTGCGGCACGGCCTGCTCGTGGTGACCCGCGCCGACCTCGCCGACCCCGCGCCGGCCGTGCAGCGGGCGCGGGCCCGCCTGGCGGCGGGCGGCCTGGGCGGGGCCGAGGCGCTGGCCGTGAGCGGGCGCACCGGGCAGGGCCTCGACGAGCTGCGGCGGGCCCTGGACCGGCTGGTGGCCGGGCTGCCCGTACCCGATCCCGGGGCGCCGGTGCGACTGTGGATCGACCGGGCGTTCACCGTACGCGGCAGTGGCACGGTCGTGACCGGGACCCTGCCCGCGGGCACGATCACCGCCGGGGACGAGCTGGATCTCGACGGCGTGCCCGCGCGGGTACGGGCGCTGGAGTGCCTGAAGGAGCCGGTGACCTCGGTGACCGGCGTGGCCAGGGTCGCGCTCAACCTGCGCGGCCAGGGCGCCCCCGGGCGTGGCCTGGCCCTGGTCACCCCGGGCGGGTGGACCTACACCGACCTGGTCGACGTGCGCCTGAGCCCGTCAGGAGCCGGAGGCGGCGACCCGTGGCAGGCCGGCGGGCCCGGTGCGGACGGGGACGAAGGCGGTGACCCGTGGCGGCCCGGCGGCTCCGGAGGCGGCGGGCCGGAGCGGCCGGGGGGATCCCGGGAGCGGAACCCCCTGCCGTCCGGCGGTGTGGGGCGCGCCGGGGACTGGGACGCCGGTGATCTTCCGGGGCGGCTGACCGCGCACATCGGCTCCGCGGCGGTGGTGTGCGCGCTGCGGCCGCTCGGCGGGCGGATCGCCCGGCTACGCCTGGCCGGGCGGCTCCCCCTGCACGCGGGCGATGTGCTGCTGCTGCGCGATCCCGGGCGCGACCGGGGTGAGGTGCGGGTTCTCGCGCGGGCGAGCGTGCTCGACCCGCGCCCGCCGGGACTGCGCCGCCGGGGTGCGGCGCGGGAGCGGGCGGCCGAGCTGGCGACGGCCCCGCCGGACGCGGCCTCCCTGCTCAGGACCCACCTGCTGCTGCGTACCGGTGACCTGGTCGCCATGGGATGTGTCCCGGGAAGGCCGGTGTGCGGTGACTGGCACGCCGATCCCGCGCACTGGTCGCGGCTGGGGGAGCGCCTCCCCGAGGCGGTGCGGCGCCACGCCTCGGCGCGTCCGCTGGAGCCCGGCATGCCGGTGGAGGCGGCCCGTCACGAGCTCGCCCTGCCCGAGCGGCGGCTGGTCGTGGCGCTCGTGCGCCCTCCGCTCGCCCTCGACGCCGGGCGGATCGTGAGCGGCCCCGCCGACCGTGCGGTGCTGCCCGCGCCGGTCGTCCGGGCCGTCGAGCGACTCGGTGCCGAGCTGTCCGCGCGCCCCTTCCTGGCGCCGGAGGCGGGCAGGCTGGCCGAGCTGGGGCTGGGGCCCCGCGAGCTGGCGGCCGCCGTCCGGGCGGGGACGCTGCTCCGGGTGGCCGACGGGATCGTGCTGCTGCCCGGCGCGGACGTCCTGGCCGGCCGGGTGCTCGCCCGGCTGCCGCAGCCGTTCACGGTCAGCCAGGCCAGGCGGGCCCTCGGCACCAGCCGCAGGGTCGCGGTGCCGCTCCTGGAACACCTCGACCGCAGGGGGCTCACCGAGCGGGTCGACGAGATCCACCGCCGCTGCCGGCCTCCCGCCGGATAG
- the selA gene encoding L-seryl-tRNA(Sec) selenium transferase — protein MDPRRLVPRTDAVLADPRLVAAAGRLGRTVVKDAVVRAQRRARQGGLDPGEVADAAVAALPPYPASLRPVINMTGVLVHTNLGRAPLSAAAVEATAAAAGYADVEFDLATGARARRGRGTMAALARAVPAAGDVHVVNNNAAALVLVATALAAGREIVISRGELVEIGDGFRIPDLLVSTGARLREVGTTNRTSYADYRAAVGTETGFVLKIHPSNFLIEGFTGSVEVAELSALGVPVVADIGSGLLAREPLLPGEPDAASALADGADLVTASGDKLLGGPQAGLLLGRRDLVERCRRHPLARALRVDKLALAALEATLRGPATPVHQALHADVGLLGERAAALAGRLAEAGVDARAVPGEAAVGGGGAPGVTLPSAAISLPERFAVPLRTGEPPVVGRVEGGRLLLDLRAVPADRDDDVLRAVLGVGD, from the coding sequence GTGGACCCACGCAGGCTCGTGCCGCGCACCGACGCCGTCCTCGCCGACCCGCGGCTGGTCGCGGCGGCGGGGCGGCTCGGGCGGACGGTCGTCAAGGACGCCGTGGTGCGGGCACAGCGGCGTGCGCGGCAGGGCGGGCTCGATCCCGGGGAGGTCGCGGACGCGGCCGTGGCGGCGCTCCCGCCGTACCCGGCGAGCCTGCGGCCGGTGATCAACATGACCGGGGTGCTGGTCCACACCAACCTGGGCCGCGCGCCGCTGTCGGCCGCGGCGGTGGAGGCCACGGCCGCCGCGGCGGGCTACGCCGACGTGGAGTTCGATCTGGCCACCGGAGCCCGCGCCCGCCGGGGACGGGGCACGATGGCCGCGCTCGCGCGGGCCGTGCCCGCCGCGGGAGACGTGCACGTGGTCAACAACAACGCCGCCGCGCTCGTGCTCGTGGCCACCGCGCTCGCCGCCGGGCGGGAGATCGTGATCAGCCGAGGCGAGCTGGTGGAGATCGGCGACGGGTTCCGCATCCCCGACCTGCTCGTCTCCACCGGCGCCAGGCTGCGCGAGGTGGGCACCACCAACCGCACCTCGTACGCCGACTACCGGGCGGCCGTGGGGACGGAGACGGGGTTCGTCCTCAAGATCCACCCGTCGAACTTCCTGATCGAGGGCTTCACCGGCTCGGTCGAGGTCGCCGAGCTGTCCGCGCTCGGTGTGCCCGTGGTGGCCGACATCGGCTCCGGCCTCCTCGCGCGGGAGCCGCTGCTGCCCGGCGAGCCCGACGCGGCGAGCGCCCTGGCGGACGGGGCCGACCTGGTCACCGCCAGTGGCGACAAGCTGCTCGGCGGCCCGCAGGCCGGTCTGCTGCTGGGCCGCCGCGACCTGGTCGAGCGGTGCAGGAGACACCCGCTGGCCCGCGCGCTCCGGGTGGACAAGCTGGCACTGGCCGCGCTGGAGGCCACCCTGCGCGGCCCCGCCACCCCCGTCCATCAGGCCCTGCACGCCGATGTCGGACTGCTCGGCGAGCGCGCCGCCGCGCTCGCGGGCAGGCTGGCCGAGGCCGGGGTCGACGCGAGGGCCGTACCGGGGGAGGCGGCGGTGGGCGGCGGCGGGGCGCCGGGCGTGACGCTGCCGAGCGCCGCGATCAGCCTGCCCGAGCGGTTCGCCGTGCCGCTGCGGACCGGGGAGCCTCCGGTCGTCGGCCGCGTGGAGGGCGGCCGTCTCCTGCTCGACCTGCGTGCCGTGCCCGCCGACCGGGACGACGACGTGCTGCGGGCCGTTCTCGGGGTGGGGGATTGA
- a CDS encoding excinuclease ABC subunit UvrA — protein MDTASTASTDTRTGTQPPEPHVADSHDLIRVHGARVNNLKDVSVEIPKRRLTVFTGVSGSGKSSLVFGTIAAESQRMINETYSAFVQGFMPTLGRPEVDVLEGLTTAIIVDQQRMGADPRSTVGTATDANAMLRIVFSRLGQPHIGSPQAFSFNVATVRASGAITVERGDRKTEKATFTRVGGMCTRCEGRGAVTDIDLTQLYDDSKSLAEGAFTIPGWKSDSFWTVRVYAESGFVDPNKPIREYTQKELRDFLHKEPVKVKVDGVNLTYEGLIPKIQKSFLSKDREAMQPHIRAFVDRAVTFTTCPECDGTRLSEAARSSRIGGINIADACAMQISDLAGWVRDLDEPSVAPLLATLARTLDSFVEIGLGYLSLDRPAGTLSGGEAQRVKMIRHLGSSLTDVTYVFDEPTVGLHPHDIQRMNNLLLRLRDKGNTVLVVEHKPETIAIADHVVDLGPGAGTAGGAVCFEGTVEGLRTGGTITGRHFDDRAALKKTVRTPTGALEIRGATAHNLRDVDVDIPLGVLVVVTGVAGSGKSSLVHGSIPAGGGVVSIDQGAIRGSRRSNPATYTGLLDPIRKAFAKANGVKPALFSANSEGACPGCNGAGVVYTDLAMMAGVTTTCEECEGKRFQASVLDHHLGGRDISEVLAMSVTEAGEFFGAGEARTPAAHAILTRLADVGLGYLSLGQPLTTLSGGERQRLKLATHMSEKGGVYVLDEPTAGLHLADVEQLLGLLDRLVDSGKSVIVVEHHQAVMAHADWIIDLGPGAGHDGGRIVFEGTPADLVAARSTLTGEHLAAYVGT, from the coding sequence ATGGACACGGCGAGCACGGCGAGTACGGACACGAGGACGGGCACGCAGCCGCCCGAGCCGCACGTCGCCGACAGCCACGACCTGATCCGCGTGCACGGGGCGCGCGTGAACAACCTCAAGGACGTCAGCGTCGAGATCCCGAAGCGCCGGCTGACGGTGTTCACCGGCGTCTCCGGCTCGGGCAAGAGCTCCCTGGTGTTCGGCACGATTGCCGCGGAGTCGCAGCGGATGATCAACGAGACCTACAGCGCCTTCGTGCAGGGTTTCATGCCGACGCTGGGGCGGCCGGAGGTCGACGTACTCGAAGGGCTGACGACCGCGATCATCGTCGACCAGCAGCGGATGGGCGCCGACCCCCGCTCCACGGTCGGCACGGCCACCGACGCCAACGCGATGCTGCGCATCGTCTTCAGCCGGCTCGGGCAGCCGCACATCGGCTCGCCGCAGGCCTTCTCCTTCAACGTCGCCACCGTCCGGGCGAGCGGTGCGATCACGGTCGAACGCGGTGATCGCAAGACCGAGAAGGCGACCTTCACCCGCGTCGGCGGCATGTGCACGCGCTGCGAGGGCCGGGGCGCGGTCACCGACATCGACCTCACCCAGCTCTACGACGACTCCAAGTCGCTCGCCGAGGGTGCCTTCACCATCCCCGGCTGGAAGTCGGACAGCTTCTGGACCGTGCGGGTCTACGCAGAGTCGGGCTTCGTCGACCCGAACAAGCCGATCCGCGAGTACACCCAGAAGGAGCTCCGCGACTTCCTTCACAAAGAGCCGGTCAAGGTGAAGGTCGACGGCGTCAACCTCACCTACGAGGGGCTGATCCCGAAGATCCAGAAGTCGTTCCTGTCCAAGGACCGGGAGGCGATGCAGCCGCACATCCGGGCGTTCGTGGACCGGGCGGTCACCTTCACCACCTGTCCCGAGTGCGACGGCACCCGGCTCAGCGAGGCGGCCCGCTCCTCGCGGATCGGCGGGATCAACATCGCCGACGCCTGTGCGATGCAGATCAGCGACCTGGCCGGATGGGTCCGCGACCTCGACGAGCCGTCGGTGGCGCCGCTGCTCGCCACGCTGGCGCGGACCCTCGACTCGTTCGTGGAGATCGGGCTGGGCTACCTCTCGCTCGACCGGCCGGCGGGCACGCTGTCGGGCGGCGAGGCGCAGCGCGTCAAGATGATCCGCCACCTCGGCTCCTCGCTCACCGATGTCACCTACGTCTTCGACGAGCCCACCGTCGGCCTGCACCCCCATGACATCCAGCGGATGAACAACCTGCTGCTACGGCTGCGGGACAAGGGCAACACCGTGCTCGTCGTGGAGCACAAGCCGGAGACGATCGCGATCGCCGACCACGTCGTCGACCTCGGTCCCGGCGCCGGTACGGCGGGCGGCGCCGTCTGCTTCGAGGGCACCGTCGAGGGGCTGCGGACCGGCGGTACGATCACCGGCCGTCATTTCGACGACCGGGCCGCCCTCAAGAAGACGGTGCGGACGCCCACCGGCGCGCTGGAGATCCGCGGCGCGACGGCGCACAACCTGCGCGACGTCGACGTCGACATCCCGCTCGGGGTGCTCGTCGTCGTCACCGGCGTCGCCGGCTCCGGCAAGAGCTCGCTCGTGCACGGGTCGATCCCGGCCGGCGGGGGTGTGGTCTCGATCGACCAGGGCGCGATCCGCGGCTCGCGACGGAGCAACCCGGCGACGTACACCGGACTGCTCGACCCGATCCGCAAGGCGTTCGCGAAGGCCAACGGCGTGAAACCCGCGCTGTTCAGCGCCAACTCCGAGGGCGCCTGCCCCGGCTGCAACGGCGCCGGCGTCGTCTACACCGACCTGGCGATGATGGCCGGCGTCACCACCACCTGCGAGGAGTGCGAGGGGAAGCGGTTCCAGGCGTCGGTGCTGGACCACCACCTCGGCGGACGCGACATCAGCGAGGTGCTCGCGATGTCGGTGACCGAGGCCGGGGAGTTCTTCGGCGCCGGAGAGGCGCGCACGCCGGCCGCACACGCCATCCTCACCCGGCTCGCCGACGTCGGGCTCGGCTACCTCAGCCTCGGCCAGCCGCTCACCACGCTGTCCGGCGGCGAGCGGCAGCGGCTCAAGCTGGCCACCCACATGTCCGAGAAGGGCGGCGTCTACGTCCTCGACGAGCCGACCGCCGGTCTCCACCTCGCCGACGTCGAGCAGCTGCTCGGCCTGCTCGACCGGCTCGTCGACTCCGGCAAGTCGGTCATCGTCGTCGAGCACCACCAGGCGGTCATGGCGCACGCCGACTGGATCATCGACCTCGGGCCCGGCGCCGGTCACGACGGCGGCCGGATCGTCTTCGAGGGCACCCCCGCCGACCTCGTCGCCGCTCGCTCCACCCTCACCGGCGAGCACCTCGCGGCCTACGTCGGCACCTGA